The proteins below come from a single Gemmatimonadales bacterium genomic window:
- the rho gene encoding transcription termination factor Rho has product MDIAELKKKSVAELNAMAEQLNITNYSGLRKQDLIFRIEQNLLDTDTVLRGEGVLEILPEGYGFLRSPDWNYLYGPDDIYVSPSQIKRFDLRTGDSVLGQVRPPKEGERYLALLKVEVVNLEEPEKAKHRIAFDNLRPRYPDERIRLERKDGDVSMRVLDILAPLGKGQRALISSPPKAGKTILLQKLANSITENHPEIVLIVLLIDERPEEVTDMEENVKAEVISSTFDEPADRHVQVADMVIEKAKRLVEHGKDVVILLDSITRLARAHNVVVPHSGKILSGGVDANALHKPKRFFGAARNIEGGGSLTIVGTALIETGSRMDEVIFEEFKGTGNLEIVLDRRISERRTWPAIDVNRSATRKEELLFAADELNRVYLLRKFLSEMPPVEAIEFLLERLKRTKNNKEFYATMAQG; this is encoded by the coding sequence GTGGACATTGCTGAACTGAAGAAGAAGTCCGTCGCCGAATTGAACGCGATGGCGGAGCAGCTCAACATCACGAACTACTCGGGGCTGCGGAAGCAGGACCTCATCTTCCGCATCGAGCAGAACCTGCTCGACACCGACACCGTGCTCCGCGGCGAGGGCGTGCTCGAGATCCTGCCGGAAGGCTACGGTTTCCTGCGCAGCCCGGACTGGAACTACCTGTACGGCCCCGACGACATCTACGTATCGCCAAGCCAGATCAAGCGCTTCGACCTGCGCACCGGCGACTCGGTGCTCGGCCAGGTGCGGCCGCCCAAAGAGGGCGAGCGCTACCTCGCGCTGCTGAAGGTCGAGGTCGTGAACCTCGAGGAGCCGGAGAAGGCCAAGCACCGCATCGCGTTCGACAACCTGCGGCCGCGCTATCCGGACGAGCGGATCCGGCTGGAACGCAAGGACGGCGACGTCTCGATGCGGGTGCTGGACATACTGGCGCCGCTGGGCAAGGGCCAGCGCGCCCTGATCAGCTCCCCGCCCAAGGCGGGCAAGACGATCCTCCTCCAGAAACTGGCCAACTCGATCACCGAGAACCATCCGGAGATCGTCCTCATCGTGCTGCTCATCGACGAGCGGCCCGAGGAAGTGACGGACATGGAGGAGAATGTGAAGGCCGAGGTGATCTCCTCGACCTTCGACGAGCCGGCCGACCGCCACGTGCAGGTGGCCGACATGGTGATCGAGAAAGCGAAGCGGCTGGTGGAGCACGGGAAGGACGTAGTGATCCTGCTCGACTCGATCACCCGCCTGGCGCGCGCCCACAACGTGGTGGTGCCGCACTCGGGGAAGATCCTCTCCGGCGGCGTGGACGCCAACGCGCTGCACAAGCCGAAACGGTTCTTCGGCGCGGCGCGCAACATCGAGGGCGGCGGTTCGCTGACGATCGTCGGCACGGCGCTCATCGAGACCGGCAGCCGGATGGACGAGGTGATCTTCGAGGAGTTCAAGGGCACCGGCAACCTGGAGATCGTCCTCGACCGGAGGATCTCGGAGCGGCGGACCTGGCCGGCGATCGACGTGAACCGCTCGGCGACCCGGAAGGAAGAGCTGCTTTTCGCGGCGGACGAGCTCAACCGGGTCTACCTGCTGCGCAAGTTCCTTTCGGAGATGCCGCCGGTGGAGGCGATCGAGTTCCTGCTCGAGCGGCTCAAGCGGACCAAGAACAACAAGGAGTTCTACGCGACGATGGCCCAGGGGTAG
- the ruvX gene encoding Holliday junction resolvase RuvX: MPAAQGTGRALAVDWGTKRFGVAISDPSRLIAQPLTTLSRRAHHRAPVAKVVALAEEHGVTDVVVGLPLTPEGEEGDSAREARAFGEAIAARSGRKVSFVDERLSTAHAIKSARRAGVKDKDSRARIDQMAAVSILQSWLDSQRSHAGA, from the coding sequence TTGCCAGCCGCCCAAGGCACGGGACGGGCGCTCGCCGTGGACTGGGGCACCAAGCGCTTCGGCGTAGCGATCTCCGACCCGAGCCGTCTCATCGCACAACCTCTGACGACCCTGAGCCGGCGCGCGCACCATCGCGCGCCGGTGGCCAAAGTCGTCGCGCTCGCGGAAGAACACGGTGTGACGGACGTCGTCGTCGGCCTGCCGCTCACGCCGGAGGGGGAGGAGGGTGACTCGGCCCGCGAGGCGCGCGCGTTCGGCGAGGCGATCGCGGCGCGTTCGGGCCGGAAGGTCAGCTTCGTGGACGAGCGGCTCTCCACGGCGCACGCGATCAAGTCGGCGCGGCGGGCGGGCGTGAAGGACAAGGACTCACGCGCGCGCATCGACCAGATGGCCGCCGTTTCGATCCTCCAGTCATGGCTCGATTCTCAGCGGAGCCATGCGGGCGCTTAG